A window of the Streptomyces luomodiensis genome harbors these coding sequences:
- a CDS encoding serine/threonine-protein kinase gives MRPVGSKYLLEEPLGRGATGTVWRARQREAAGAEAAVAGQPGETVAIKVLKEELANDAEIVMRFLRERSVLLRLTHPNIVRTRDLVVEGDLLALVMDLVDGPDLHNYLRSNGPFTPVAASLLTAQIADALAASHADGVVHRDLKPANVLLAGTGEGEEMHPMLTDFGIARLADSPGLTRTQEFVGTPAYVAPESAEGRPQTSAVDIYGAGIMLYELVTGRPPFAGNTSLEVLHRHLSEEPRRPSTVPEPLWTVIERCLRKRPEERPSAENLAQALRVVAAGVGVHASAAQAEAALGVAALLAPDPAPAPVPDTAPAGSADPTQVLPTNASGGAPAYDPAAPTNVMPTTGANADPTQVLPAGSGPAGGADPTRAMPPVPPGQDDPHPWQSQLRAARDRNEQTQVQYLDPSQDPLRRRPHRPAPQQYQQQQPQQYQQPQQPPQRPRGRQQPQPYAQQQPQQYAPAPQHPQQPQPQRYAPPPQQPEPRREPRQRDSNPNRMKIPGLGCLKGCLFVIVVLVVASWLVWELTPLKDWIAEGQSYWDAVTGWINDVKGWISDLGGPS, from the coding sequence GTGCGGCCGGTAGGCAGCAAGTACCTGCTCGAGGAGCCGCTCGGGCGCGGAGCCACGGGCACCGTCTGGCGAGCCCGCCAGCGGGAGGCGGCGGGGGCCGAGGCCGCCGTGGCCGGGCAGCCCGGCGAGACCGTCGCGATCAAGGTCCTCAAGGAGGAGCTCGCGAACGACGCGGAGATCGTGATGCGCTTTCTCCGCGAGCGCTCGGTGCTGCTCCGGCTGACCCACCCCAATATCGTCCGCACCCGTGACCTGGTGGTCGAGGGCGATCTGCTGGCCCTGGTCATGGACTTGGTCGACGGCCCGGATCTGCACAACTACCTGCGCAGCAACGGCCCGTTCACCCCCGTCGCCGCCTCACTCCTCACCGCCCAGATCGCCGACGCGCTCGCCGCCAGCCACGCCGACGGCGTCGTGCACCGCGACCTCAAGCCCGCCAACGTGCTGCTCGCGGGCACCGGCGAGGGCGAGGAGATGCACCCGATGCTGACGGACTTCGGCATCGCGCGCCTCGCCGACTCGCCCGGCCTCACCCGCACCCAGGAGTTCGTCGGCACCCCCGCCTATGTGGCGCCGGAGTCCGCCGAGGGCCGTCCGCAGACCTCCGCGGTGGACATCTACGGCGCGGGCATCATGCTCTACGAGCTGGTCACCGGCCGTCCGCCGTTCGCCGGGAACACCTCCCTGGAGGTGCTCCACCGCCACCTCAGCGAGGAGCCGCGCCGCCCCTCGACCGTGCCCGAGCCGCTGTGGACGGTCATAGAGCGCTGTCTGCGCAAGCGGCCCGAGGAGCGGCCCAGCGCCGAGAACCTGGCCCAGGCGCTGCGCGTGGTCGCGGCCGGTGTCGGGGTGCACGCCTCAGCCGCGCAGGCCGAGGCGGCGCTCGGTGTCGCCGCGCTGCTCGCCCCGGACCCGGCGCCCGCCCCGGTCCCGGACACCGCGCCCGCGGGCTCGGCCGACCCGACCCAGGTGCTGCCCACGAACGCGTCGGGCGGCGCCCCCGCGTACGACCCGGCGGCGCCCACCAATGTGATGCCCACCACCGGGGCGAACGCCGATCCCACCCAGGTGCTGCCCGCCGGTTCCGGACCGGCCGGCGGCGCCGATCCGACGCGCGCCATGCCGCCCGTACCGCCCGGCCAGGACGATCCGCACCCCTGGCAGAGCCAGCTCCGCGCGGCCCGCGACCGCAATGAGCAGACCCAGGTCCAGTACCTCGACCCGAGCCAGGACCCGCTGCGCCGCCGCCCCCACCGCCCCGCGCCGCAGCAGTACCAGCAGCAGCAACCGCAGCAGTACCAGCAGCCCCAGCAGCCGCCCCAGCGCCCGCGGGGCCGCCAGCAGCCGCAGCCGTACGCCCAGCAGCAGCCGCAGCAGTACGCCCCGGCGCCGCAGCACCCCCAGCAGCCCCAGCCCCAGCGCTACGCCCCGCCGCCGCAGCAGCCGGAGCCGCGCCGGGAGCCCCGGCAGCGCGACTCCAACCCCAACCGGATGAAGATCCCGGGTCTGGGGTGCCTCAAGGGCTGCCTGTTCGTGATCGTGGTCCTGGTCGTCGCCTCCTGGCTGGTCTGGGAGCTGACCCCGCTCAAGGACTGGATCGCCGAGGGCCAGAGCTACTGGGACGCCGTCACCGGCTGGATCAACGACGTCAAGGGCTGGATCTCCGACCTCGGCGGCCCGAGCTGA
- a CDS encoding serine/threonine-protein kinase — protein MSRKIGSRYAAHQLLGRGSAGTVWLGEGPEGPVAIKLLREDLSSDQELVERFVQERTALLGLDHPRVVGVRDLVVDGNDLALVMDLIRGTDLRTRLDHERRLAPEAAVAIAADIADALAAAHAAGVVHHDVKPENVLLDMAGPLGPGGAHPALLTDFGIARLVDEPTPIRAQPARDRASSPGRSPNPRSVIGTPDYLAPEIVEGLPPRASVDVYALATVLYELLAGFTPFGGGHPGAILRRHVTETVAPLPGIPDELWQPLLQCLAKAPASRLRASELAARLREVLPSLAGYPPLDIDEPDESDEQREAERESRAAETPHRGVAVPAPGPAQTPPRRRGAVPLVPGAVPDSSRETHTSMRVPSPDELAGGAHGTARAPRVHGQRRAGSARHPAVAGALRRRRLKVAAVTLAALVAVVLGGWLATGGDDGGDPPKGGEHSASHDPGTP, from the coding sequence TTGTCACGGAAGATCGGCAGTCGGTACGCCGCGCACCAGCTCCTCGGGCGCGGCAGCGCCGGCACGGTGTGGCTGGGCGAGGGCCCCGAGGGGCCCGTCGCCATCAAGCTTCTGCGTGAGGACCTCTCCTCCGACCAGGAGCTCGTGGAGCGCTTCGTCCAGGAGCGCACGGCACTGCTCGGCCTCGACCACCCGCGGGTGGTCGGGGTGCGCGACCTGGTGGTCGACGGCAATGATCTCGCGCTGGTCATGGACCTGATCCGCGGTACGGATCTGCGCACCCGTCTGGACCATGAGCGCCGGCTGGCCCCCGAGGCCGCCGTCGCGATCGCGGCGGACATCGCCGACGCGCTGGCCGCCGCGCACGCCGCCGGGGTCGTGCACCACGACGTCAAACCGGAGAACGTGCTGCTGGACATGGCGGGCCCGCTCGGCCCCGGCGGTGCGCACCCCGCCCTGCTCACCGACTTCGGCATCGCCCGCCTGGTCGACGAGCCGACCCCGATCCGCGCCCAGCCGGCCCGCGACCGGGCCTCGTCCCCGGGCCGCTCGCCGAACCCGCGCAGTGTGATCGGCACCCCGGACTATCTCGCCCCCGAGATCGTCGAGGGGCTGCCGCCCCGGGCCAGCGTGGATGTGTACGCCCTCGCGACGGTCCTCTACGAGCTGCTGGCCGGGTTCACGCCGTTCGGCGGCGGCCACCCGGGCGCGATCCTGCGCCGGCATGTCACCGAGACCGTGGCGCCGCTGCCCGGAATCCCCGACGAGCTGTGGCAGCCGCTCCTCCAGTGCCTGGCCAAGGCGCCCGCCTCCCGGCTGCGCGCCTCCGAGCTGGCCGCCCGGCTGCGGGAGGTGCTGCCCAGTCTGGCCGGGTATCCGCCGCTGGACATCGACGAGCCGGACGAGTCCGATGAGCAGCGGGAGGCCGAGCGGGAGAGCCGGGCCGCGGAGACCCCGCACCGCGGCGTCGCCGTCCCCGCCCCCGGGCCCGCCCAGACGCCCCCGCGGCGGCGCGGCGCGGTGCCGCTGGTCCCCGGCGCGGTGCCGGACTCCAGCCGCGAGACCCACACCAGCATGCGGGTGCCCAGCCCGGACGAGCTCGCGGGCGGCGCCCACGGCACCGCCCGCGCCCCCCGGGTGCACGGCCAGCGCCGGGCGGGCTCGGCCCGCCACCCCGCCGTCGCGGGCGCGCTGCGCCGCCGCCGGCTCAAGGTGGCGGCCGTCACACTGGCCGCCCTGGTCGCGGTGGTGCTGGGCGGATGGCTCGCGACGGGCGGCGACGACGGCGGCGATCCGCCCAAGGGCGGCGAGCACTCGGCCTCCCACGACCCCGGTACGCCATGA
- a CDS encoding FHA domain-containing protein — MQIRLTVLGPRSAHPGRSGHHPAPASAPRAAPLGAVDVLVTAPVGTALASVAGGLADAVAAAGYEAGGGSGGGGGAVVLYAGGERLDPQRCALGEPPLVDGAVLSLHGPADPDTGHYPGYPGLPEAAVADATVHLDVVAGPDAGGVHLLHGGQVRIGRSADADVPLDDPDVSRLHCAVTVAEDGRVTIADLGSTNGTAADGVSVGAQPVPLEPGALLRIGESALRLRVPSAASAFPSAPTRLPVHADGEGHLRVAPTEGPATARPGHGPAGTRPTHRPAGTRPTHPEDPATGRSTHAEGPWTGAPPSSAPTHTAQGTWTPPNRNPDTGWTRVPQAGDPPGPGTGPASGASGPEGAYGRRDDGGRGPSGGSSAGPTHPTGHGDRPTGDGPRPAPGTPGGHGPGRAQDVRDDWRASAPAGPGGAGADGRRSHGTPEDPRHGGPAADTGRRGAPPRGGDGPRYSATDDPRYDDPSTARTRRNTAPQAGAAGRAPAGQPARGGEEPWARGGQGGRAADATPDHRHTPREATGAPAGPGGSPYGGPAAGHGGQGEGDADSGRQPRPGTGYGNAARGGQPRGQGHGEPAERAHPGGQPGATPHGGPQTGGAGYGNASRGGAPAGPSYDSTAAGHGRPGEGGAGHGGSAGQGGSGPRHGGDRTHVGTYALDAPGAQARRRGIGAWVRQLAGGKAAERGEPREDGGARDAAVRAAAEAEALQRRWPDPATVLMTALGPGPRLWERAHEHPDALAVRLGSADRLAAGGGLLPAAPVTVDLRQSGSLGLAGPRARVAGLVRSVVAQLAALHSPAALEIVLISREERLAEWSWLGWLPHLKPLRGQDCRLLLAYDVEQATARTAELTRRLEDGPLGPGWASASPAAAAAAAARHSGPYTVVVVDGAPGPAALDDTLARLAVSGPAAGIHLLCLAEAPAASPTSPLPRSYVAACAASAPFAACGVAAVLSGDVATGLQIVHGDGPAPGGIGVTGVTDAPGATGVIGATGATGATTTVTVDAVSAAWAERFARALAPLRPATAGHGGASGGSGGPPTVPLPDSARLLDELGLARATPASLMARWAAAADEVPAGGRALAVLGAGPRGPLSVDLAADGPHALIDGAAGTGKTELLRSFAASLAAAERPDRLELILVDGAGAGAGTGSGAVTGTGAGTGTATGTGTGEGLRVCTDLPHVSTHLTATDPVRMREFAQALSSELKRRAELLGPLDFTAWHARHLTGEGQGGHGDRTADAGGVAGAPGTGAARVVAPRPPADIDPPPGDTLRTLNLRAQRTASAAPAARPRPLPRLVVLVDDFDALVAPALGSPGRPAAGSVVRALEAIARDGARLGVHLVVASGRPDRTADTAAVERAGLRIALDPRPLNPAHPAHTPGTAHPAHPRDPERPHTAPASSTRSVTTAPAAAAASGGDPAPGRGRLFRPGDAAATPFQAGRVTGRIPRTATQRPTVVPLEWRRMGDPPTRRPLRELGNGPTDLALLASALQRAAQSADAPTAPALI, encoded by the coding sequence ATGCAGATTCGGCTGACCGTCCTCGGGCCGCGCAGCGCCCACCCGGGCCGTTCCGGCCACCATCCTGCGCCCGCGTCCGCCCCGCGCGCCGCCCCCTTGGGCGCGGTGGACGTCCTGGTCACCGCCCCCGTCGGCACGGCCCTCGCCTCGGTGGCCGGCGGGCTCGCCGACGCGGTCGCCGCGGCCGGGTACGAGGCGGGGGGCGGCAGCGGTGGGGGCGGCGGCGCGGTGGTGCTGTACGCGGGGGGCGAGCGGCTGGACCCGCAGCGCTGTGCGCTCGGCGAGCCGCCGCTGGTGGACGGCGCGGTGCTCTCCCTGCACGGCCCGGCCGACCCCGACACCGGCCACTACCCCGGCTACCCCGGCCTCCCTGAGGCCGCCGTCGCCGACGCCACGGTCCATCTGGACGTGGTCGCGGGGCCCGACGCGGGCGGCGTCCACCTGCTGCACGGCGGCCAGGTCCGCATCGGCCGCTCCGCCGACGCGGACGTCCCCCTGGACGACCCCGACGTCTCCCGGCTGCACTGCGCGGTGACGGTCGCCGAGGACGGCCGCGTGACCATCGCCGACCTCGGCTCGACCAACGGCACCGCCGCCGACGGCGTCTCCGTGGGCGCCCAGCCGGTGCCGCTGGAGCCGGGGGCGCTGCTGCGGATCGGCGAATCCGCCCTGCGGCTGCGCGTCCCCTCGGCGGCATCCGCGTTCCCGTCGGCCCCCACCCGCCTCCCCGTCCACGCGGATGGGGAGGGCCACCTCCGGGTCGCCCCCACGGAGGGCCCGGCCACGGCCCGCCCCGGTCACGGTCCGGCCGGGACTCGCCCCACCCACCGTCCGGCCGGGACTCGCCCCACCCACCCGGAAGACCCGGCCACGGGCCGCTCCACCCACGCGGAAGGCCCCTGGACGGGCGCCCCGCCGTCCTCCGCGCCCACCCACACCGCCCAGGGCACCTGGACGCCCCCCAACCGCAACCCCGACACCGGGTGGACCCGGGTCCCCCAGGCGGGGGACCCGCCCGGCCCCGGAACCGGCCCCGCCTCGGGGGCGTCCGGCCCCGAAGGCGCGTACGGCCGGCGGGACGACGGCGGCCGGGGACCCAGCGGCGGCTCGTCCGCCGGGCCCACCCACCCGACCGGCCACGGCGACCGGCCCACGGGCGACGGCCCGCGCCCCGCGCCGGGCACCCCGGGCGGTCACGGACCGGGCCGCGCCCAGGACGTACGGGACGACTGGAGGGCCAGCGCCCCGGCGGGCCCCGGCGGCGCGGGGGCCGACGGGCGGCGGAGCCACGGCACGCCCGAGGACCCGCGCCACGGCGGCCCCGCAGCGGACACCGGCCGCCGTGGTGCCCCGCCACGCGGCGGGGACGGTCCGCGGTACTCGGCCACCGACGACCCGCGGTACGACGACCCGTCCACCGCCCGCACCCGACGCAACACCGCCCCACAGGCCGGAGCGGCTGGGCGCGCCCCCGCGGGGCAGCCCGCGCGAGGCGGGGAGGAACCGTGGGCGCGCGGCGGACAGGGCGGCCGAGCGGCCGACGCCACCCCGGACCACCGGCACACTCCCCGTGAAGCCACCGGAGCCCCGGCCGGCCCCGGCGGCTCGCCTTACGGCGGCCCGGCCGCAGGCCACGGCGGACAGGGCGAGGGCGACGCGGACTCCGGTCGGCAGCCCCGCCCCGGGACGGGCTACGGCAACGCCGCGCGTGGCGGGCAGCCGCGTGGCCAAGGGCACGGCGAACCGGCCGAGCGCGCCCATCCCGGCGGTCAGCCGGGCGCCACGCCGCACGGCGGCCCGCAGACCGGAGGCGCGGGCTACGGCAACGCCTCGCGCGGCGGGGCTCCCGCCGGCCCCTCGTACGACAGCACGGCCGCAGGCCACGGCCGACCGGGCGAGGGCGGCGCGGGCCACGGCGGGAGCGCCGGGCAGGGCGGATCCGGACCGCGGCATGGGGGTGATCGCACGCATGTGGGGACCTATGCGCTGGACGCGCCGGGGGCGCAGGCGCGGCGGCGGGGGATAGGGGCCTGGGTGCGGCAGCTGGCCGGGGGGAAGGCGGCCGAGCGGGGCGAGCCGAGGGAGGACGGCGGCGCGCGGGACGCGGCGGTGCGGGCGGCCGCTGAGGCGGAGGCGTTGCAGCGGCGGTGGCCGGACCCGGCCACCGTGCTGATGACGGCGCTGGGGCCGGGTCCCCGGTTGTGGGAGCGCGCCCACGAGCACCCGGACGCGCTCGCCGTGCGGCTCGGCTCGGCCGACCGGCTGGCGGCCGGCGGCGGGCTGCTGCCCGCCGCGCCCGTCACCGTCGACCTGCGGCAGAGCGGATCGCTGGGGCTGGCCGGACCACGGGCGCGGGTGGCCGGACTCGTCCGGTCCGTCGTGGCGCAGCTGGCGGCCCTGCACTCACCGGCCGCCCTGGAGATCGTGCTGATCAGCCGCGAGGAGCGGCTGGCGGAGTGGTCGTGGCTCGGCTGGCTGCCGCACCTCAAGCCGTTGCGCGGGCAGGACTGCCGGCTGCTGCTCGCGTACGACGTCGAGCAGGCCACGGCCCGTACGGCCGAGCTGACCCGGCGGCTGGAGGACGGGCCGCTGGGCCCCGGCTGGGCGAGCGCCTCCCCGGCCGCCGCGGCGGCCGCGGCCGCGCGCCACTCCGGGCCGTACACCGTGGTGGTCGTGGACGGCGCCCCCGGTCCGGCCGCGCTGGACGACACGCTCGCCCGGCTGGCGGTGAGCGGCCCGGCGGCCGGAATCCATCTGCTCTGTCTGGCCGAGGCGCCCGCCGCGTCGCCCACCTCCCCGCTGCCCAGGAGCTATGTGGCCGCGTGCGCCGCCTCCGCGCCCTTCGCGGCGTGCGGAGTGGCGGCCGTGCTGAGCGGCGATGTGGCCACGGGGCTACAGATCGTCCACGGGGACGGGCCCGCGCCCGGCGGCATCGGGGTCACGGGAGTCACCGACGCGCCCGGCGCCACCGGGGTCATCGGCGCGACCGGCGCGACCGGCGCCACCACGACCGTGACCGTGGACGCGGTGTCGGCGGCGTGGGCCGAGCGGTTCGCGCGGGCGCTCGCGCCCCTGCGCCCGGCCACCGCCGGGCACGGCGGCGCGTCCGGCGGCTCCGGCGGCCCGCCGACCGTCCCGCTGCCGGACTCGGCGCGACTGCTGGACGAGTTGGGGCTCGCGCGGGCCACGCCCGCGTCGCTGATGGCCCGTTGGGCGGCCGCGGCGGACGAGGTTCCGGCGGGGGGCCGGGCGCTGGCGGTGCTCGGCGCCGGGCCGCGCGGCCCGCTCTCGGTGGATCTGGCCGCCGACGGGCCGCACGCACTGATCGACGGCGCGGCGGGCACCGGTAAGACGGAGCTGCTGCGCTCGTTCGCCGCGTCGCTCGCCGCCGCCGAACGGCCGGACCGGCTCGAACTCATCCTCGTAGACGGAGCCGGTGCCGGCGCCGGGACCGGCTCCGGGGCCGTAACCGGAACCGGCGCGGGCACCGGCACGGCCACCGGCACCGGCACCGGCGAGGGGCTGCGGGTGTGCACGGATCTGCCGCATGTCTCGACGCATCTGACGGCCACCGACCCGGTACGGATGCGGGAGTTCGCGCAGGCGCTCAGCTCGGAGCTCAAGCGCCGCGCCGAGCTGCTCGGCCCGCTGGACTTCACCGCGTGGCACGCCCGGCACCTCACCGGCGAGGGCCAGGGCGGTCACGGCGACCGCACCGCCGACGCGGGCGGGGTCGCGGGGGCGCCCGGCACCGGCGCGGCCCGCGTGGTCGCGCCCCGGCCGCCCGCCGACATCGACCCTCCGCCGGGCGACACCCTCCGCACGCTCAATCTGCGCGCCCAGCGCACCGCGAGCGCGGCACCCGCCGCCCGTCCCCGTCCCCTCCCCCGTCTCGTCGTCCTCGTCGACGACTTCGACGCGCTGGTGGCCCCGGCCCTCGGCAGTCCCGGCCGCCCGGCGGCCGGTTCGGTCGTCCGTGCCCTGGAGGCGATCGCCCGCGACGGCGCCCGCCTCGGGGTGCACCTGGTCGTGGCGTCCGGCCGTCCGGACCGTACGGCGGACACGGCGGCCGTCGAGCGAGCCGGTCTACGGATCGCCCTGGACCCACGCCCCCTGAACCCAGCACACCCCGCGCACACCCCAGGCACCGCACACCCCGCCCACCCCCGTGACCCCGAAAGGCCCCATACCGCCCCCGCCTCATCGACACGCTCGGTCACAACCGCCCCCGCCGCCGCAGCCGCCTCCGGTGGCGACCCGGCTCCGGGCCGTGGGCGGCTGTTCCGCCCGGGTGACGCCGCGGCGACCCCGTTTCAGGCGGGCCGGGTGACCGGACGGATACCGCGCACCGCGACACAGCGGCCCACCGTCGTACCGCTGGAATGGCGGCGGATGGGCGATCCGCCGACCCGCCGGCCGCTGCGTGAGCTGGGCAACGGTCCGACCGACCTGGCGCTTCTGGCCAGTGCGCTCCAGCGCGCCGCGCAGTCGGCGGACGCGCCCACCGCGCCCGCGCTGATCTGA
- a CDS encoding ABC transporter substrate-binding protein encodes MHVSLRTKRSTRAAVALLAAGALMLTAAGCGGDDGDTVSGGPPPNTVELPNLKGQKLQVTAVWTGTEQKNFTKVLAEFEKRTGAKVSFVPSGDDMAGFVGSKIAGGAPPDVAMVGQVGVMREFAEKGWAKPLGAAARTQLAKNYAKGWQDLGSYEGKPYGVYFKASNKSLLWYNTSAFDYAGAKVPKTWREFLAQAQLISDSGTDAVAIGGQDGWTLTDWFENVYLSQAGPEKYDQLAQHKIKWTDPSVKKALETLAELWGAKGLVAGGRGGALQTAFPDSVTKAFGNKAEPDAGMVFEADFVAANVADAGAELDQDAKVFPFPAVGDKAPVVTGGDVGVALKDSKAAQALLTFLASPDAATVWAQSGGFISANKNVKFSAYPNASMRKIAQALIAAGNDFRFDMSDQAPASFGGKPAQGEWKALQDFLKNPRNVEGIQRQLEADAAKAYQN; translated from the coding sequence ATGCACGTATCGCTTCGTACGAAGCGTTCGACACGAGCCGCGGTGGCCCTGCTGGCGGCGGGAGCGCTCATGCTCACCGCCGCGGGCTGTGGGGGCGACGACGGGGACACGGTGAGCGGGGGCCCGCCGCCGAACACGGTGGAACTGCCGAACCTGAAGGGGCAGAAACTCCAGGTCACCGCGGTATGGACGGGCACCGAGCAGAAGAACTTCACCAAGGTGCTGGCGGAGTTCGAAAAGCGCACCGGGGCGAAGGTCTCCTTCGTGCCGAGCGGTGACGACATGGCGGGCTTCGTCGGCTCGAAGATCGCGGGCGGCGCGCCGCCGGATGTCGCGATGGTCGGACAGGTCGGTGTCATGCGCGAGTTCGCCGAGAAGGGCTGGGCCAAGCCGCTCGGCGCCGCCGCGCGGACCCAGTTGGCCAAGAACTACGCCAAGGGCTGGCAGGACCTCGGCTCGTACGAGGGCAAGCCGTACGGGGTGTACTTCAAGGCCAGCAACAAATCCCTGCTCTGGTACAACACCTCCGCGTTCGACTACGCGGGCGCCAAGGTGCCCAAGACCTGGCGGGAGTTCCTGGCACAGGCCCAGCTGATCTCCGATTCCGGCACCGACGCGGTGGCGATCGGCGGCCAGGACGGCTGGACGCTCACCGACTGGTTCGAGAACGTCTACCTCTCCCAGGCGGGCCCGGAGAAGTACGACCAGCTCGCCCAGCACAAGATCAAGTGGACCGATCCGTCCGTGAAGAAGGCGCTGGAGACGCTCGCCGAGCTGTGGGGCGCCAAGGGCCTGGTCGCCGGCGGCCGCGGCGGTGCGCTGCAGACCGCGTTCCCGGACTCGGTCACCAAGGCGTTCGGCAACAAGGCGGAGCCGGACGCGGGCATGGTCTTCGAGGCCGACTTCGTCGCCGCCAACGTCGCGGACGCGGGCGCGGAGCTGGACCAGGACGCGAAGGTGTTCCCGTTCCCGGCGGTGGGTGACAAGGCGCCGGTGGTGACCGGTGGCGATGTCGGTGTGGCGCTGAAGGACAGCAAGGCGGCGCAGGCTCTGCTCACCTTCCTCGCCTCGCCCGACGCCGCGACCGTCTGGGCCCAGTCCGGCGGGTTCATCTCGGCGAACAAAAACGTCAAGTTCAGTGCCTATCCCAATGCTTCGATGCGCAAGATCGCACAGGCGCTGATCGCGGCGGGCAATGACTTCCGGTTCGACATGTCCGACCAGGCTCCCGCGTCCTTCGGCGGCAAGCCGGCCCAGGGCGAATGGAAAGCGCTCCAGGACTTCCTCAAGAACCCGAGGAACGTCGAAGGCATCCAGCGCCAGCTGGAAGCGGATGCCGCCAAGGCGTACCAGAACTGA
- a CDS encoding LPXTG cell wall anchor domain-containing protein, with protein MTKKTRLRVARIAAGAVIAAGASLTAAGAASAVGVDVGIGGVEASVNADENGLDVGLGIGKGKGKPTELPTPTDDPTSIPTPTDEPTDPPTDDPTDPPTDDPTQPPTDDPTDPPTDDPTDPPTDEPTDPPTGGPTDGPTGEPSGEPSTPGQGGGGGGGDSTCTVDLDSTNCDDNTGTDNVGSQPVEQGKAKEQLAETGASETTFLLVGAATMIAGGIGFRLMPRLVNRNNVA; from the coding sequence ATGACGAAGAAGACGCGGCTGCGCGTTGCGCGAATAGCGGCCGGCGCGGTGATCGCCGCCGGCGCGTCGCTCACCGCCGCCGGCGCCGCATCGGCCGTTGGCGTTGATGTCGGTATCGGTGGAGTCGAGGCGTCGGTCAACGCGGACGAGAACGGTCTCGACGTCGGCCTCGGCATCGGCAAGGGCAAGGGCAAGCCGACCGAGCTCCCGACGCCGACCGACGACCCGACCTCGATCCCGACTCCGACCGACGAGCCGACCGACCCGCCGACGGACGACCCGACCGACCCGCCGACGGACGACCCGACCCAGCCGCCGACGGACGACCCGACCGACCCGCCGACCGACGACCCGACCGATCCGCCGACGGACGAGCCGACCGACCCGCCCACGGGTGGGCCGACGGACGGGCCGACCGGCGAGCCCTCCGGTGAGCCGAGCACGCCCGGTCAGGGTGGCGGCGGCGGTGGCGGTGACAGCACCTGCACCGTGGACCTCGACAGCACCAACTGCGACGACAACACCGGCACCGACAACGTCGGCTCCCAGCCGGTGGAGCAGGGCAAGGCCAAGGAGCAGCTGGCCGAGACCGGTGCCTCCGAGACCACGTTCCTGCTGGTCGGCGCCGCGACCATGATCGCCGGTGGTATCGGCTTCCGCCTCATGCCGCGTCTGGTGAACCGCAACAACGTGGCCTGA
- the prfB gene encoding peptide chain release factor 2, with protein MAVVDVSEELKSLSSTMGSIEAVLDLDKMRADIAVLEEQAAVPSLWDDPENAQKVTSRLSYLQGQLRRAEELRGRIDDLDVLFELAAAEGDEDARAEAEAELEAVRKAVDEMEVRTLLSGEYDAREAVVNIRAEAGGVDAADFAEQLQRMYLRWAERHGYKTEVYETSYAEEAGIKSTTFAVQVPYAYGTLSVEQGTHRLVRISPFDNQGRRQTSFAGVEVLPVVEQSDHVEIDESDLRVDVYRSSGPGGQGVNTTDSAVRITHIPTGIVVSCQNERSQIQNKATAMNVLQAKLLERRRQEEQAKMDALKGDGGNSWGNQMRSYVLHPYQMVKDLRTEFEVGNPQAVLDGELDGFLEAGIRWRKQQEQGK; from the coding sequence GTGGCAGTCGTCGATGTATCCGAAGAGCTGAAGTCCCTCTCCTCGACCATGGGGTCGATCGAGGCCGTCCTGGACCTCGACAAGATGAGGGCCGACATCGCCGTGCTCGAGGAGCAGGCGGCGGTCCCGTCCCTGTGGGACGACCCGGAGAACGCGCAGAAGGTCACCAGCCGGCTCTCCTACCTCCAGGGGCAGCTGCGCCGGGCCGAGGAGCTGCGCGGCCGGATCGACGATCTCGACGTGCTGTTCGAGCTCGCCGCCGCCGAGGGCGACGAGGACGCCCGCGCCGAGGCCGAGGCCGAGCTGGAGGCGGTGCGCAAGGCGGTCGACGAGATGGAGGTGCGCACCCTCCTGTCCGGCGAGTACGACGCCCGTGAGGCGGTCGTGAACATCCGCGCCGAGGCGGGCGGGGTGGACGCCGCCGACTTCGCCGAGCAGCTCCAGCGGATGTATCTGCGCTGGGCCGAGCGCCACGGCTACAAGACCGAGGTCTACGAGACGTCGTACGCGGAGGAGGCCGGCATCAAGTCGACCACCTTCGCCGTACAGGTGCCGTACGCCTACGGGACGCTCTCCGTCGAGCAGGGCACCCACCGGCTCGTCCGCATCTCGCCGTTCGACAACCAGGGCCGCCGCCAGACCTCCTTCGCGGGTGTGGAGGTCCTCCCCGTCGTCGAGCAGTCCGACCATGTGGAGATCGACGAGTCCGATCTGCGTGTCGACGTCTACCGCTCCTCCGGCCCCGGCGGCCAGGGCGTCAACACCACCGACTCCGCCGTGCGGATCACCCACATCCCCACCGGCATCGTCGTCTCCTGTCAGAACGAGCGCTCGCAGATCCAGAACAAGGCGACCGCGATGAACGTCCTCCAGGCCAAGCTGCTCGAGCGGCGCCGCCAGGAGGAGCAGGCCAAGATGGACGCGCTCAAGGGCGACGGCGGCAACTCCTGGGGCAACCAGATGCGTTCGTACGTCCTGCACCCGTACCAGATGGTCAAGGACCTGCGCACCGAGTTCGAGGTGGGTAACCCGCAGGCCGTGCTCGACGGTGAGCTCGACGGCTTCCTCGAGGCCGGGATCCGCTGGCGCAAGCAGCAGGAGCAGGGGAAGTAA